In uncultured Methanobacterium sp., a genomic segment contains:
- the afpA gene encoding archaeoflavoprotein AfpA, translating into MEKKKKIAWGITGAGDKILETMKVMEKIRLEFEDQVDIEVFISKSGDQVVKYYGISNDIESNFDRVWVEINANAPFLAGNIQLGKYEFMLIAPATSNTVAKIAMRMGDTLISNAAIMGQKADVPIYILPSDVEEGVTITQLPDGKDLKITIRKEDVEHVEKLAKMYETYILKEPHEMVEVFRKHFAK; encoded by the coding sequence ATGGAAAAGAAGAAAAAAATCGCTTGGGGAATTACCGGTGCTGGGGATAAAATACTGGAAACCATGAAGGTCATGGAGAAAATACGACTGGAATTTGAAGACCAAGTGGACATAGAAGTATTCATATCCAAATCTGGAGATCAAGTCGTTAAATATTATGGAATATCTAATGATATAGAAAGCAACTTTGATCGGGTATGGGTTGAAATCAACGCAAACGCACCATTTTTAGCGGGTAATATTCAGCTGGGTAAGTATGAATTCATGCTAATTGCACCAGCCACCTCCAACACTGTAGCCAAGATAGCAATGAGAATGGGAGACACACTTATCTCCAATGCAGCAATAATGGGTCAAAAAGCTGATGTGCCCATTTACATATTACCTTCTGACGTGGAAGAGGGAGTGACCATCACCCAGCTTCCTGATGGGAAAGATCTGAAGATCACCATCCGAAAGGAAGATGTTGAGCACGTGGAAAAACTGGCCAAGATGTACGAAACTTACATTTTAAAAGAACCTCATGAAATGGTGGAAGTGTTCCGGAAGCATTTCGCTAAGTGA
- a CDS encoding transcriptional repressor, giving the protein MEEKLKAEKIKITPQRREIIRILTELEKTHPSFNQIYRAIKETQPTVSRSTVHENLKLLVQRGIIWSFNYKGETRYEMSPEAHVNLAEFNGEIKDIENKKLNVKLNEIIKILNEEEGIEIKSLLVLVEK; this is encoded by the coding sequence ATGGAAGAGAAATTAAAAGCAGAGAAAATTAAAATCACCCCACAGAGAAGGGAGATCATCAGAATATTAACTGAACTGGAAAAAACACATCCCTCTTTCAACCAGATTTACCGGGCAATCAAAGAAACCCAACCCACTGTAAGCCGTTCTACAGTACATGAAAATCTGAAACTACTGGTTCAAAGGGGAATCATATGGAGTTTCAATTATAAAGGTGAAACTCGTTATGAAATGAGTCCAGAAGCTCACGTGAACTTAGCTGAGTTTAATGGTGAAATTAAGGATATAGAAAATAAAAAACTCAATGTAAAGTTAAATGAGATAATAAAAATCTTAAATGAAGAAGAAGGTATTGAAATTAAATCTTTACTAGTTCTTGTGGAAAAATAA
- a CDS encoding chloride channel protein, with translation MSNEFNLKSRVYWKRMGWGLFLGLLSAIGAFLFILIMNLGQALVFTNLAENWTLFSGPWWLICVMTIAGFLVGLIHHFTPARQMNAFDAVDKGYLDPKPVPSSLLASLVSLIGGFSLGPEVPTGMLAAGLGSWVSKRQNMDSETTRTNVLSSVSGAYAGLFSSPFAVILMLLESKHFQNVTYYGTLLITTLAAVVGFGLFYALNGMNFSSLLGILSPPAYDLKLWHLLASILMGILAVPVALFFVILTKVFSRVVEPLNSKPILRSTVGGLLLGLLAITIPATIGLGTTEMSIVTQQATEIGVILLIVFALAKLVALSGALNFGFVGGPIFPLLFVGSCLGAAINQIFPQVPLGLALGCMIVAVPAAIVPIPLALGAIGIIIIGLSPADALPIFIAALVAFAITRGLIMGGDQEKRSKQKV, from the coding sequence GTGTCAAATGAGTTCAATTTAAAGTCGAGAGTCTACTGGAAACGTATGGGCTGGGGTCTGTTTTTAGGTTTGTTAAGTGCAATAGGGGCATTTTTATTCATCCTCATCATGAACCTGGGTCAAGCTTTGGTCTTTACCAATCTGGCAGAAAACTGGACACTCTTCTCCGGACCATGGTGGCTGATCTGTGTCATGACCATAGCCGGGTTTCTGGTGGGTTTAATCCACCATTTCACTCCGGCCAGGCAAATGAACGCATTTGATGCTGTAGATAAAGGTTACTTGGATCCAAAACCTGTACCTTCATCCCTCCTGGCATCCCTGGTATCTCTGATTGGTGGCTTCAGTTTGGGTCCTGAAGTGCCCACCGGTATGCTGGCAGCTGGTCTGGGAAGCTGGGTTTCCAAGCGACAGAATATGGACTCTGAAACAACCAGAACCAATGTTCTCAGCAGTGTTTCTGGAGCTTATGCCGGCCTGTTTTCATCACCCTTTGCCGTAATATTGATGCTTCTTGAATCAAAGCACTTCCAAAATGTAACCTACTATGGAACTCTCTTAATCACCACGCTCGCTGCAGTAGTTGGTTTTGGCCTATTTTATGCACTTAACGGGATGAATTTCTCATCACTTCTGGGCATTTTATCACCACCTGCCTACGATCTGAAACTCTGGCACTTACTGGCAAGTATTTTAATGGGCATACTAGCGGTTCCAGTGGCCCTGTTCTTTGTGATCCTGACCAAAGTTTTCAGCCGAGTGGTAGAGCCACTCAACAGTAAACCAATCTTACGCAGCACTGTGGGCGGGTTGCTGTTAGGTTTGCTGGCTATTACCATCCCTGCAACCATTGGTCTGGGCACAACTGAAATGTCCATAGTTACCCAACAAGCCACAGAAATAGGAGTCATACTACTTATTGTATTCGCTTTAGCCAAATTAGTGGCCTTAAGCGGGGCATTGAACTTCGGTTTCGTGGGTGGACCTATTTTCCCACTCCTATTTGTGGGTTCCTGTCTGGGGGCTGCTATAAATCAAATTTTCCCCCAAGTTCCATTGGGTTTGGCCCTGGGTTGCATGATTGTTGCAGTACCCGCTGCTATTGTGCCCATTCCACTGGCTCTGGGAGCAATAGGTATTATTATAATTGGATTATCACCTGCTGATGCTCTTCCTATCTTCATAGCAGCATTGGTCGCATTCGCTATAACTCGTGGGTTAATTATGGGTGGAGATCAGGAAAAAAGGTCTAAGCAAAAGGTCTGA
- a CDS encoding ABC transporter permease — MKFRSLIIKNIFRNKTRSLLAILGIAIGVATILGLGLVTNGLAASTQQALTADAADFTVIAGTSGGGGGPDGASGGGAPGGQGGQQLINQTKVSEIQQISGVGTAAGVLRTNVDLNDTNSSTNSTSTTSTSGSSNGNTGPGQGNFRMMYSVIGIDSSNLGLDDIVITNGTAFSNGNQVIIGEMAAKNLNKTVGDTITLSNQTFTITGIYETGNFQDDRGIVMSLGKLQSLTGNTDQVSLILVKATNGTSSSTLADTIESKYPNELSTSTSLSGMERMNNGLEIIESGSWAVTLLALLIGGIVVVVTMVKSVVERTREIGVLKAVGWTNKRILTMIIGESVVLSLMAAVVGIIIGVGVVEIISSSHLIMGVEPAFSAGLFLEALAVAIFLGIVGGIYPAYRASRLSPTEALRYE; from the coding sequence ATGAAATTTAGAAGTTTAATTATCAAAAACATTTTTAGGAACAAAACCAGAAGTTTGCTGGCTATTCTGGGTATTGCAATAGGAGTAGCCACCATACTGGGCCTGGGCCTGGTAACAAACGGACTGGCAGCTTCCACACAACAGGCACTCACTGCAGATGCAGCAGATTTCACAGTGATTGCTGGAACCAGTGGAGGGGGTGGAGGTCCTGACGGGGCTTCCGGAGGTGGTGCTCCTGGTGGTCAGGGAGGCCAGCAATTAATCAACCAGACCAAGGTATCCGAGATCCAGCAGATATCTGGAGTTGGAACTGCTGCAGGGGTTCTAAGGACCAATGTTGATCTGAACGACACCAACAGCAGTACTAACAGCACCAGCACTACTAGTACCAGTGGATCTTCCAACGGTAACACTGGACCCGGACAGGGTAATTTCCGGATGATGTACAGTGTTATCGGAATTGACAGTAGTAACCTGGGTCTTGATGATATCGTAATAACCAATGGTACAGCATTCTCCAATGGCAATCAGGTTATAATAGGAGAAATGGCTGCTAAAAATCTTAATAAGACTGTGGGAGACACCATTACCCTTTCCAACCAGACCTTCACCATCACTGGAATCTATGAAACTGGAAACTTCCAGGATGATAGGGGAATTGTCATGTCCCTGGGAAAACTGCAGAGCCTGACTGGAAACACTGATCAGGTATCGTTGATCCTGGTTAAAGCCACCAACGGCACTAGTTCCAGTACACTGGCTGATACCATTGAGAGCAAATATCCCAATGAGCTGTCAACTTCAACCTCTCTTTCAGGGATGGAAAGAATGAACAATGGACTGGAAATCATCGAATCAGGCTCATGGGCCGTCACCCTTCTGGCTCTGTTAATAGGTGGTATTGTGGTTGTTGTTACCATGGTAAAATCCGTAGTAGAAAGAACCAGAGAAATAGGTGTACTGAAAGCAGTTGGATGGACTAATAAGAGAATTTTAACCATGATAATAGGCGAATCTGTGGTTCTCTCATTAATGGCAGCTGTTGTGGGAATAATCATTGGTGTAGGTGTGGTGGAGATCATATCCAGTTCCCATCTCATCATGGGCGTTGAACCTGCATTCTCAGCCGGTTTATTCCTGGAAGCACTGGCAGTGGCCATCTTCCTTGGAATAGTTGGAGGGATTTATCCCGCCTACCGGGCTTCCAGACTATCACCAACCGAGGCGTTGCGCTATGAATAA
- a CDS encoding ABC transporter ATP-binding protein, translating to MNNQTLNNQSTMNNQISTKENIITLQNLRKMFDDGRTPALNGIDLEIKKGEFVSLMGPSGSGKTTLLNMIGALDRADDGSITVAGHNLMEKKDFSSFRSKEIGFIFQFHNLIPNLTVSENVQIPMMETDVPDEEMTQRANKLLESLNLGNKVDQIPTKLSGGERQRVAIARALMNHPSIILADEPTGSLDSKTGDIILNILREIHQKENVTLLLVTHEPYVANMADRKIILMDGKISEETVS from the coding sequence ATGAATAATCAAACTTTGAATAATCAGAGCACTATGAACAATCAGATCAGTACCAAAGAAAACATAATCACCCTCCAGAACCTTAGAAAAATGTTTGATGATGGACGAACCCCTGCACTTAATGGGATCGATCTTGAAATCAAAAAAGGAGAATTTGTTTCCCTGATGGGCCCTTCAGGCTCAGGGAAAACTACTCTCCTCAACATGATCGGGGCTCTGGACCGGGCAGACGATGGAAGTATCACCGTTGCTGGCCATAATCTGATGGAAAAGAAAGATTTCAGTTCATTTAGATCAAAAGAGATCGGATTCATATTCCAGTTCCACAACCTGATACCCAATCTCACTGTTTCAGAAAATGTTCAAATACCCATGATGGAAACCGATGTTCCAGATGAAGAGATGACTCAAAGAGCAAACAAACTACTGGAATCCCTCAATCTGGGAAATAAGGTGGATCAGATCCCCACCAAACTTTCAGGAGGGGAAAGACAACGTGTAGCCATTGCCAGAGCTCTGATGAACCATCCATCCATTATACTGGCGGATGAACCCACTGGATCTCTGGACTCAAAAACCGGAGACATAATCCTGAACATACTGCGTGAAATTCACCAGAAAGAAAATGTAACCCTCCTCTTAGTAACACATGAGCCATACGTGGCAAATATGGCTGATCGAAAGATAATCCTGATGGATGGGAAGATAAGTGAGGAGACTGTATCATAA